The following coding sequences are from one Nicotiana tomentosiformis chromosome 3, ASM39032v3, whole genome shotgun sequence window:
- the LOC104105185 gene encoding zinc finger BED domain-containing protein RICESLEEPER 3-like, which yields MAERMNSKFDKYWGMFENLNMLLVIAVVLDPRYKMKYVNFILGKSYDSLSGRLKSDLVVGVLNHLYDRYDSLLEASNDDIGGDTSTMSEAGDAWQSQWEKHLEE from the coding sequence ATGGCTGAAAGGATGAACAGTAAGTTCGATAAATATTGGGGTATGTTTGAGAATTTGAATATGCTATTGGTTATTGCCGTTGTGTTGGATCCCAGATATAAGATGAAGTATGTGAACTTCATTCTTGGCAAATCATATGATTCTTTGTCGGGAAGATTGAAGTCGGATCTGGTGGTAGGTGTTTTGAATCACTTATATGATCGCTATGATTCGTTGTTGGAAGCTTCTAATGATGATATTGGGGGTGATACTAGTACGATGAGTGAAGCTGGTGATGCATGGCAATCTCAATGGGAGAAACATTTGGAAGAATAg